In Bos indicus x Bos taurus breed Angus x Brahman F1 hybrid chromosome 23, Bos_hybrid_MaternalHap_v2.0, whole genome shotgun sequence, a single genomic region encodes these proteins:
- the LOC113882062 gene encoding BOLA class I histocompatibility antigen, alpha chain BL3-6-like codes for MRVMGPRTLLLLLSGVLVLTETGAGSHSMRYFYTAVSRPGLGEPRFINVGYVDDTQFVRFDSDAPNPRMEPRARWVEQEGPEYWDQETRNAKGNAQTFRVGLNTLRGYYNQSEAGSHTLQWMSGCDVGPDGRLLRGYEQFGYDGRDYLALNEDLRSWTAADTAAQITKRKWEEAGAEERHRNYLEGTCVEWLRRYLENGKDTLLRADPPKAHVTHHPISDREVTLRCWALGFYPEDISLTWQRNGEDQMQDMELVETRPSGDGNFQKWAALVVPSGEEQKYTCRVQHEGLQEPLTLKWEPPQPSFLTMGIIVGLVLLVVTGAVVAGVVICMKKRSGEKRGTYIQASSSDSAQGSDVSLTVPKV; via the exons ATGCGAGTTATGGGGCCGCGAaccctcctcctgctgctctcGGGGGTCCTGGTCCTGACCGAGACCGGGGCTG gctcCCACTCGATGAGGTATTTCTACACCGCCGTGTCCCGGCCCGGCCTCGGGGAGCCCCGCTTCATCAACGTCGGCTACGTGGACGACACGCAGTTCGTGCGGTTCGACAGCGACGCCCCGAATCCGAGGATGGAGCCGCGGGCGCGGTGGGTGGAGCAGGAGGGGCCGGAGTATTGGGATCAGGAGACGCGAAACGCCAAGGGCAACGCACAGACTTTCCGAGTGGGCCTGAACACCCTGCGCGGCTACTACAACCAGAGCGAGGCCG GGTCTCACACCCTCCAGTGGATGTCCGGCTGCGACGTGGGGCCGGACGGGCGCCTTCTCCGCGGGTACGAGCAGTTCGGCTACGACGGCAGAGATTACCTCGCCCTGAACGAGGACCTGCGCTCCTGGACCGCGGCGGACACGGCGGCTCAGATCACCAAGCGCAAGTGGGAGGAGGCAGGTGCTGAGGAGAGACACAGGAACTACCTGGAGGGCACGTGCGTGGAGTGGCTCCGCAGATACCTGGAGAACGGGAAGGACACGCTGCTGCGCGCAG ACCCTCCAAAGGCACATGTGACCCATCACCCCATCTCTGACCGTGAGGTCACCCTGaggtgctgggccctgggcttcTACCCTGAGGACATCTCACTGACCTGGCAGCGCAATGGGGAGGACCAGATGCAGGACATGGAGCTTGTGGAGACCAGGCCTTCAGGGGACGGAAACTTCCAGAAGTGGGCGGCCCTGGTGGTGCCTTCTGGAGAGGAGCAGAAATACACATGCCGAGTGCAGCACGAGGGGCTTCAGGAGCCCCTCACCCTGAAATGGG AACCTCCTCAGCCCTCCTTCCTCACCATGGGCATCATTGTTGGCCTGGTTCTCCTCGTGGTCACTGGAGCTGTGGTGGCTGGAGTTGTGATCTGCATGAAGAAGCGCTCAg GTGAAAAACGAGGGACTTATATCCAGGCTTCAA GCAGTGACAGTGCCCAGGGCTCTGATGTGTCTCTCACGGTTCCTAAAG TGTGA